From Streptomyces sp. TLI_053, a single genomic window includes:
- a CDS encoding DNA polymerase III subunit gamma and tau yields MSLALYRRYRPETFAEVIGQDHVTAPLQQALRNNRVNHAYLFSGPRGCGKTTSARILARCLNCEQGPTPTPCGECQSCTDLATGGPGSIDVIEIDAASHGGVDDARDLRERAFFAPVHSRYKIFILDEAHMVTSAGFNALLKVVEEPPEHLKFIFATTEPEKVIGTIRSRTHHYPFRLVPPGTLRDYLAEVCGREGIQVEDSVFPLVVRSGAGSVRDSMSVMDQLLAGAAEGGVTYGMATSLLGYTDSALLDEVVDAFAAHDGATVFQVVDRVVEGGHDPRRFVADLLERLRDLVILATVPDAGEKGLIDAPADRIAVMQAQADAFGAAELSRAADLVNTGLTEMRGNAAPRLQLELICARVMLPGAYSDELSLQARLDKLERRAASGGFAGAGGFAVPGGVVPAGVAPVGVAPAGVAPVGGPVAAAVAPPTAPAVQAPAVVPTVAEMPQVVPSAPVQPTPAPAPAPAQPAGPAPGAWPIKRSFPPAGEAPAAAAPAPVAAPAPVQPAPVAAPAAPAPAPVPAPAPGGQPSAAAQQGAGQVRQLWPQILEAVKNRRRFTWILLSQNGQVAGFDGSVLQVSFINAGARDSFVSSNSDDVLRAALADALGVDWRIECIVDPSGGAGGPGGGSGGATAPSGSGGGGGGWGAPPARPAAPAPQTAPVVPAPVAAPAPAPRPVAAPTPAPAAPVPPPVQAPPPSSSAYPAQGVAPEDDVPEEDDPDLNEDVFSGQELIIRELGATVLEEIRHGGN; encoded by the coding sequence GTGTCCCTAGCCCTGTACCGCCGCTACCGCCCGGAGACCTTCGCGGAGGTCATCGGGCAGGATCACGTGACCGCTCCGCTCCAGCAGGCCCTGCGCAACAACAGGGTCAACCACGCGTACTTGTTCAGCGGCCCGCGCGGCTGCGGCAAGACGACGAGCGCCCGCATCCTGGCCCGCTGTCTGAACTGCGAGCAGGGGCCGACGCCCACGCCGTGCGGTGAGTGCCAGTCCTGCACGGACCTCGCCACGGGCGGGCCCGGGTCGATCGACGTGATCGAGATCGACGCGGCCTCGCACGGTGGTGTGGACGACGCGCGGGACCTCCGCGAGCGGGCGTTCTTCGCGCCGGTGCACAGCCGGTACAAGATCTTCATCCTGGACGAGGCGCACATGGTGACCTCGGCCGGCTTCAACGCGCTGCTGAAGGTGGTGGAGGAGCCGCCGGAGCACCTGAAGTTCATCTTCGCCACCACCGAGCCGGAGAAGGTGATCGGGACGATCCGGTCCCGGACCCACCACTACCCGTTCCGGCTGGTGCCGCCCGGCACACTGCGCGACTATCTGGCGGAGGTGTGCGGCCGGGAGGGGATCCAGGTCGAGGACTCCGTGTTCCCGCTGGTGGTGCGGTCGGGCGCCGGTTCGGTGCGTGACTCGATGTCGGTGATGGACCAGCTGCTGGCCGGCGCCGCCGAGGGTGGTGTGACGTACGGGATGGCCACGTCGCTGCTCGGGTACACGGACTCGGCGCTGCTGGACGAGGTGGTGGACGCGTTCGCCGCGCACGACGGGGCGACGGTCTTCCAGGTGGTCGACCGGGTGGTCGAGGGCGGTCACGACCCGCGCCGGTTCGTCGCGGACCTGCTGGAGCGGCTGCGTGACCTGGTGATCCTCGCCACCGTGCCGGACGCGGGGGAGAAGGGGCTGATCGACGCCCCGGCCGACCGGATCGCGGTGATGCAGGCGCAGGCGGACGCGTTCGGGGCGGCGGAGCTGAGCCGGGCGGCGGACCTCGTCAACACCGGGCTGACGGAGATGCGCGGCAACGCGGCGCCCCGGCTCCAGCTGGAGCTGATCTGTGCCCGGGTGATGCTGCCGGGCGCCTACAGCGACGAGCTGTCGTTGCAGGCGCGGCTGGACAAGCTGGAGCGGCGGGCCGCGAGCGGTGGCTTCGCCGGGGCCGGTGGCTTCGCCGTGCCCGGCGGTGTCGTCCCGGCCGGTGTCGCCCCGGTCGGTGTCGCCCCGGCCGGTGTCGCCCCGGTCGGTGGTCCGGTGGCGGCGGCGGTCGCACCGCCGACGGCACCGGCGGTGCAGGCGCCGGCGGTGGTGCCGACGGTCGCCGAGATGCCGCAGGTCGTGCCGTCGGCGCCGGTGCAGCCGACGCCCGCCCCGGCCCCCGCTCCCGCGCAGCCGGCCGGCCCGGCGCCCGGGGCGTGGCCGATCAAGCGGAGCTTCCCGCCCGCCGGGGAGGCGCCCGCGGCGGCGGCCCCGGCCCCCGTGGCCGCGCCCGCCCCCGTGCAGCCCGCTCCGGTGGCCGCTCCGGCCGCGCCCGCGCCGGCTCCCGTCCCCGCTCCGGCGCCCGGCGGGCAGCCGTCGGCGGCGGCGCAGCAGGGTGCGGGCCAGGTCCGGCAGCTGTGGCCGCAGATCCTGGAGGCGGTGAAGAACCGGCGCCGGTTCACCTGGATCCTGCTCAGCCAGAACGGCCAGGTGGCCGGATTCGACGGCAGCGTGCTCCAGGTCTCGTTCATCAACGCGGGTGCCCGCGACAGCTTCGTGAGCAGCAACAGCGACGACGTGCTGCGGGCCGCGCTGGCCGACGCGCTCGGCGTGGACTGGCGGATCGAGTGCATCGTCGACCCGTCCGGCGGCGCGGGTGGCCCCGGTGGCGGTTCCGGTGGCGCCACGGCCCCGAGCGGCAGTGGTGGCGGTGGGGGCGGCTGGGGTGCCCCACCGGCGCGTCCGGCGGCGCCCGCGCCCCAGACGGCGCCCGTCGTGCCGGCTCCCGTCGCCGCGCCCGCTCCGGCGCCCCGCCCGGTCGCCGCGCCGACCCCGGCGCCCGCCGCTCCGGTGCCGCCGCCCGTCCAGGCACCGCCGCCGTCGTCGTCGGCGTACCCGGCGCAGGGGGTGGCCCCGGAGGACGACGTGCCGGAGGAGGACGACCCCGATCTGAACGAGGACGTGTTCTCCGGCCAGGAGCTGATCATCCGCGAGCTGGGGGCCACGGTGCTGGAGGAGATCCGGCACGGTGGCAACTGA
- a CDS encoding type I restriction-modification system subunit M, translating to MAPTTKEGQRTELHKTIWRIANDLRGSVDGWDFKSYVLGMLFYRFVSENLTAYINRGEHEAGDKSFDYKMLPDLQAEFARDEVVAEKGFYILPSELFANVREHAARDENLNETLARVFKNIEGSALGTDSEEGLKGLFDDLDVNSNKLGGTVAKRNQKLVKLIDAIGDLPLGRFEDNSIDLFGDAYEYLMQMYAANAGKSGGEYYTPQEVSELLARITVVGKKQVNKVYDPAVGSGSLLLKFSKVLGKENIRQGFYGQEINLTTYNLARINMFLHDVNYSDFNLAHGDTLIDPAHWDDEPFEAIVSNPPYSIRWEGDANPLLINDERFAPAGVLAPKSKADLAFTMHMLNWLAVDGTAAIVEFPGVLYRGGAEKKIRKYLIDNNYVDTVIQLPADLFFGTAIATCILVLKKSKNSSNVLFVDASAEFKRVGNKNKLLEEHQAKILDAFTTREPEDHFTTLVSIEDIAANDYNIAVSSYMESEETRKEVDIVELNAEIARIVARQAALRTSIDAIVYELEAGGNAPV from the coding sequence ATGGCACCGACCACCAAAGAAGGCCAGCGGACAGAGTTGCATAAGACGATCTGGCGCATTGCGAACGACCTGCGCGGCAGCGTCGACGGTTGGGACTTCAAGAGCTACGTGCTGGGCATGCTCTTCTACCGCTTCGTCTCCGAGAACCTGACGGCGTACATTAACCGCGGGGAACATGAAGCTGGAGATAAGTCGTTCGACTACAAGATGCTTCCCGATCTGCAAGCGGAGTTCGCTCGCGACGAGGTGGTGGCTGAGAAAGGCTTCTACATTCTGCCGTCGGAACTGTTCGCAAACGTCCGCGAGCACGCCGCGCGGGACGAGAACCTTAACGAGACTCTCGCGAGGGTCTTCAAGAACATCGAGGGCTCGGCGCTAGGAACCGACAGTGAGGAAGGCCTGAAGGGGCTGTTTGACGACCTTGACGTCAACAGCAACAAGCTCGGAGGAACGGTCGCCAAACGCAACCAGAAGCTCGTGAAGCTGATTGACGCCATTGGTGATCTGCCTCTAGGGCGGTTCGAGGATAACTCGATCGACCTGTTCGGCGATGCCTACGAATACCTGATGCAGATGTACGCCGCCAACGCGGGCAAGTCCGGTGGCGAGTACTACACGCCTCAGGAGGTCTCGGAACTACTGGCGCGCATCACAGTCGTCGGCAAGAAGCAGGTTAACAAGGTCTATGACCCGGCGGTCGGGTCAGGCTCGCTTTTGCTGAAATTTAGCAAGGTGCTTGGCAAGGAGAATATCCGCCAAGGTTTCTACGGTCAGGAGATCAACCTGACAACATACAACCTTGCTCGGATTAACATGTTCCTACACGATGTTAACTACTCCGACTTCAACCTCGCGCACGGCGACACGCTGATCGACCCAGCACACTGGGACGATGAACCATTCGAGGCGATCGTCTCCAACCCGCCGTACTCGATTAGGTGGGAAGGTGACGCGAACCCGCTGCTGATCAACGATGAGCGGTTTGCGCCGGCGGGCGTACTGGCACCGAAGTCGAAGGCCGACCTGGCCTTCACGATGCACATGCTCAACTGGCTCGCCGTCGACGGCACGGCTGCGATCGTCGAGTTCCCGGGGGTGCTTTACCGTGGAGGGGCGGAAAAGAAGATCCGTAAGTACCTGATTGACAACAACTACGTCGACACGGTCATCCAATTGCCTGCCGACCTGTTTTTCGGGACTGCGATCGCTACGTGCATTCTTGTACTGAAGAAGTCAAAAAACTCCAGCAACGTGCTTTTCGTCGACGCCTCAGCCGAGTTCAAGCGTGTCGGCAACAAGAACAAGCTGCTCGAGGAGCACCAGGCAAAGATCCTCGATGCGTTCACCACGCGTGAGCCGGAAGATCACTTCACCACGCTCGTCAGCATCGAGGACATCGCGGCGAACGACTACAACATCGCTGTTTCCTCTTACATGGAGTCGGAGGAAACGCGCAAGGAGGTCGACATCGTCGAGTTGAACGCCGAGATCGCCCGCATCGTGGCGCGGCAGGCCGCGCTGCGCACGTCGATCGACGCGATCGTTTACGAGCTGGAAGCAGGGGGCAATGCGCCTGTCTAA
- a CDS encoding IS5 family transposase (programmed frameshift), which produces MSKKPWIVDDELWVRIEPLLPAWPERPPGPRPVDDRLCLQGILFVLYTGITWQQLPLELGFGSGQTCWRRLGRWQKAGVFEALHHILLAELNAAGLIDWTRACVDAPRAREERGEATGPSLVDRRKSGSKHHLISDGGGIPFHVITTAANVNDVTQTLALVDGIPPVAGRIGHPRKRPDALLGDKGYDSNPNRRELRKRRILPVISRKGSRDIIGLGKLRYVVEQTFAQLHQFKRLAVRWERRLDLHNAFVSLACAVICWRRLNTQGQ; this is translated from the exons GTGAGCAAGAAGCCGTGGATCGTGGATGACGAGCTGTGGGTCCGGATCGAACCCCTGCTGCCGGCCTGGCCGGAGCGGCCGCCGGGCCCTCGCCCGGTGGACGACCGGCTCTGCCTTCAGGGCATCCTGTTCGTGCTGTACACCGGCATCACCTGGCAGCAGTTGCCGCTGGAGCTGGGCTTCGGCTCCGGGCAGACCTGCTGGCGCCGGCTCGGCCGCTGGCAGAAGGCCGGGGTGTTTGAGGCTCTGCACCACATACTCCTGGCCGAGCTGAACGCGGCCGGACTGATCGACTGGACGCGCGCCTGCGTGGACGCC CCACGTGCGCGCGAAGAAAGGGGCGAGGCAACCGGCCCGTCGCTGGTCGACCGCCGCAAGAGCGGCAGCAAACACCACCTGATCAGCGACGGTGGCGGCATCCCGTTCCACGTGATCACCACCGCCGCCAACGTCAACGACGTCACCCAGACCCTTGCCCTGGTCGACGGCATCCCGCCGGTCGCCGGCCGGATCGGTCACCCCCGCAAGCGCCCGGACGCCCTGCTCGGTGACAAGGGCTACGACAGCAACCCCAACCGCCGCGAGCTGCGAAAACGCCGGATCCTGCCAGTCATCTCCCGCAAGGGATCTCGGGACATCATCGGTCTCGGCAAGCTCCGCTACGTCGTCGAGCAGACCTTCGCCCAGCTCCACCAGTTCAAGCGCCTCGCCGTCCGCTGGGAACGACGTCTCGACCTCCACAACGCCTTCGTCTCACTCGCCTGCGCGGTCATCTGCTGGCGGCGCCTCAACACCCAAGGCCAGTGA
- a CDS encoding IS5 family transposase produces the protein MTDRRPYPSDLSDARWALVEPTLTAWRQARTARALAFGRPPEHDLRDLLDAILYVDRTGIPWRYLPHDYPLWETAYAYFARWQKDGLFEQLNGLLRRLVRAAEGRAPEPTACILDSQSVKTSTNVPAAGQGIDAAKKIVGRKRGIVTDTIGLLLAVLVTAASVQDGTAGRQLLTRVAAEHPTVRKAWADMGYKNTVIEHGATLGIDLEIVRRDPATRGFVVQPRRWVVERTLGWLMSHRRLTRDYEALPARSEAMIHIAMISLMTRRLTGETTPTWRGT, from the coding sequence ATGACGGACCGTCGGCCGTATCCGAGTGACCTGTCCGATGCCCGCTGGGCACTTGTCGAGCCCACCCTGACCGCCTGGCGCCAGGCCCGCACCGCGAGAGCCCTCGCGTTCGGCCGACCGCCCGAGCACGACCTGCGCGATCTGCTGGACGCGATCCTCTACGTCGACCGCACCGGCATCCCCTGGCGCTACCTTCCGCACGACTACCCGCTCTGGGAGACCGCCTACGCCTACTTCGCCCGCTGGCAGAAGGACGGCCTGTTCGAGCAGCTCAACGGCTTACTTCGGCGACTGGTCCGCGCCGCGGAGGGCCGAGCCCCGGAGCCGACGGCCTGCATCCTCGACTCGCAGAGCGTGAAGACCTCCACGAACGTCCCCGCCGCGGGCCAGGGCATCGACGCCGCGAAGAAGATCGTGGGAAGGAAACGCGGCATCGTCACCGACACGATCGGGCTGCTGCTTGCGGTCTTGGTCACCGCCGCGAGCGTCCAGGACGGCACCGCCGGACGGCAGTTGCTGACCCGGGTCGCAGCCGAGCACCCCACCGTCCGCAAGGCCTGGGCCGACATGGGCTACAAGAACACCGTCATCGAACACGGCGCCACCCTGGGCATCGACCTCGAGATCGTCCGCCGCGACCCCGCGACCAGGGGATTCGTCGTCCAGCCCCGCCGCTGGGTCGTCGAGCGCACCCTCGGCTGGCTCATGAGCCACCGCCGCCTCACCCGCGACTACGAAGCCCTCCCGGCCCGCTCCGAAGCCATGATTCATATCGCGATGATCAGCCTCATGACCCGCCGACTCACCGGCGAAACCACCCCTACCTGGCGCGGAACATGA
- a CDS encoding restriction endonuclease subunit S, whose translation MSRIDEMIQELRPDGVVFQELGDSGTVFGGLTGKSKADFSNGNARYVSYMNVFSNAAVDVEANDFVKIESGERQRMLKHGDVIFTGSSESADEVGMVSVVTAKVNEPLYLNSFCIGFRPNDPDLLDPEFSKHLFRSSQMRSQIIKTANGVTRFNVSKARLAKVRVPMPPLEVQREIVKVLDQFTQLEAGLEAELEAELEARHAQRAWYWKALLSPREDWQTVTLGDIADVFDGPHATPKKTADGPWYLSISSLKNGRFDLAESAHLGDDQYPDWTRRVTPQFGDTMFSYETRLGQAAFWDRNEPAALGRRMGLLRPKQGELVPRFLTLLYLGPQFQDEIKKRTVRGSTVDRIPIAAMASWPVSLPSTAEQRRIVALLDTFDVLANDLAIGLPAELSARRKQYEYYRDRLLTFKEAAA comes from the coding sequence GTGAGTCGTATCGATGAAATGATTCAGGAGCTCCGCCCGGATGGAGTGGTTTTCCAGGAGCTTGGTGATTCAGGTACGGTATTTGGTGGACTGACGGGCAAGTCGAAGGCTGACTTTAGTAATGGCAACGCCCGTTATGTGTCTTATATGAACGTGTTCAGTAACGCTGCAGTCGATGTCGAGGCTAATGACTTCGTGAAGATCGAAAGCGGCGAACGGCAACGGATGCTCAAACACGGCGATGTTATTTTCACTGGCTCGTCGGAGTCTGCTGACGAAGTCGGTATGGTATCTGTAGTGACTGCAAAGGTGAACGAACCTCTCTATCTAAATAGCTTCTGTATTGGATTCAGGCCGAATGATCCAGACCTGCTAGATCCAGAGTTCTCCAAGCACCTGTTCCGATCAAGCCAGATGCGCAGCCAGATCATCAAAACTGCAAACGGCGTGACTCGCTTCAACGTATCGAAAGCGCGCCTCGCGAAGGTGCGAGTACCCATGCCGCCTCTCGAGGTGCAGCGGGAGATCGTGAAAGTATTGGACCAGTTCACTCAGTTGGAGGCGGGGCTGGAGGCGGAGCTGGAGGCGGAGCTGGAGGCGCGCCACGCCCAGCGAGCCTGGTATTGGAAGGCGTTGCTGTCGCCCCGTGAGGATTGGCAAACCGTGACGCTTGGCGACATCGCGGATGTATTTGATGGCCCTCACGCCACACCGAAGAAGACGGCAGATGGCCCCTGGTACTTGAGTATCTCCTCGCTTAAGAATGGCCGATTCGACCTTGCCGAGTCAGCTCACCTAGGGGATGATCAGTATCCAGACTGGACACGAAGGGTGACTCCGCAGTTTGGCGACACGATGTTCTCCTATGAGACGCGACTTGGACAAGCTGCTTTTTGGGATCGAAACGAACCCGCCGCGCTTGGGCGGCGGATGGGCCTGCTTCGCCCGAAGCAGGGGGAATTGGTTCCACGTTTCCTCACGCTTCTCTATCTCGGCCCGCAATTCCAAGATGAGATCAAAAAACGGACAGTTCGAGGATCCACCGTGGACAGGATCCCGATCGCAGCGATGGCGTCTTGGCCTGTGTCGTTGCCTTCCACTGCTGAGCAGCGTCGTATCGTCGCGCTTCTCGATACTTTCGACGTGTTGGCGAATGATCTGGCTATCGGCCTCCCCGCCGAGCTCAGTGCTCGTCGCAAGCAGTACGAGTACTACCGTGATCGGCTCTTGACGTTCAAGGAGGCTGCGGCATGA
- a CDS encoding type I restriction endonuclease subunit R — translation MREAQARRYDPIAVSAESTVVAEYVPDASGAAAYQSEAALEREMIRLLEAQAYEYLPITSEAQLVANLRIQLEALNHVSFSDSEWESFFSTRISGQNEGIVEKTVRVQEDHVQILKRDDGSTKNITLIDKKNIHNNRLQVINQYEVDRGEGRASFANRYDVTVLVNGLPMVHIELKRRGVDIREAFNQINRYQRDSFWAGSGLFEYVQLFVISNGTLTKYYSNSNRSKHLKDNRKAAGAGKGKKSSNSFEFTSWWADAQNKPIAELTAFVKTFFAKHSLLNVLTKYCVLTADRDLLVMRPYQIVATERILRKIECSTNRRTLGTVEAGGYVWHTTGSGKTLTSFKAAQLASKLPDVAKVLFVVDRKDLDYQTMREYDRFEKGAANSNASTAILKKQLEDPNASIIITTIQKLSTFIKANRGHEMFAGHSVIIFDECHRSQFGDMHTDITRAFKRYNLFGFTGTPIFPVNSSSGGNPLLKTTEQAFGDKLHTYTIIDAITDRNVLPFRIDYINTIKVGNPDDKQVPAIDRERALLDVRRLREITTYILEHFDQKTKRQTSYEHAVVANVAESTRTRRQVEARREKKRVRGFNALLATASIEAAQRYYLQFKHQQEAITPDQRLKVGIIFSYGANEATDDGILDDEAFDTDALSRDVRTFLEDAIRDYNAMFGTSYDISADKFQNYYKDLSQRMKNREIDLVIVVNMFLTGFDATTLNTLFVDKHLKMHGLIQAYSRTNRILNSVKRHGNIVVFRDLEEETNAALELFGNKDAKGIVIVPSFSEYYSEYVEKATELLRTFPLGTPITGEQAQKEFINLFGAVLRLHNILTEFDDFVGQDLLTDRQHQDYRSVYLNLYAEFRAETATEKERINEDVVFEIELVKQVEINVDYILMLVEKLRAERGDGEDKEIRAQISRAVDASPSLRSKRDLVEDFVNSLSVQGAVDEQWQAYVEAKRDTELAAIIEEQKLKPEQTRAFVTTAFRDGQIRTTGTEITKILPPVSRFSRDGGHSDKKKRVIETLTQFFERFFGLGVGGNDY, via the coding sequence ATGAGGGAAGCGCAGGCGCGCAGGTACGATCCGATCGCCGTCTCGGCTGAAAGCACTGTCGTTGCTGAATACGTCCCCGATGCCTCTGGAGCTGCGGCATACCAATCGGAGGCGGCGCTTGAGCGGGAGATGATCCGTCTGCTGGAGGCGCAGGCGTATGAGTACCTCCCGATCACATCCGAGGCGCAGCTGGTAGCGAACCTTCGGATCCAGCTTGAGGCGCTGAACCACGTGTCATTCTCGGATTCCGAGTGGGAGTCGTTCTTCTCTACCAGGATTTCCGGACAGAACGAGGGAATCGTCGAGAAGACGGTGCGAGTCCAGGAAGACCATGTTCAGATTCTGAAGCGTGACGATGGTTCGACAAAGAACATCACTCTCATCGACAAGAAGAACATCCACAACAATCGGCTGCAGGTCATTAACCAGTATGAGGTTGACCGGGGCGAGGGCCGTGCGAGCTTCGCGAACCGGTACGACGTGACGGTGCTGGTTAACGGTCTACCGATGGTGCATATCGAGCTCAAGCGCCGTGGGGTGGACATCCGTGAGGCGTTCAACCAGATCAACCGGTACCAGCGCGATAGCTTCTGGGCAGGCTCGGGGCTATTCGAGTATGTGCAGTTGTTTGTGATCAGCAACGGAACGCTGACGAAGTACTACTCCAACAGCAACCGCTCGAAGCACTTGAAGGACAACCGGAAGGCTGCCGGCGCGGGCAAGGGCAAGAAGTCAAGCAACTCGTTCGAATTCACGTCGTGGTGGGCGGACGCGCAGAACAAGCCCATCGCGGAGCTGACCGCGTTCGTCAAGACGTTCTTCGCTAAGCACTCGCTGTTGAACGTGCTGACGAAGTATTGCGTGCTGACAGCCGACCGTGACCTGCTAGTGATGCGGCCGTACCAGATCGTGGCGACGGAACGGATCTTGCGGAAGATCGAGTGCTCGACGAACCGCAGGACGCTTGGCACCGTCGAGGCGGGCGGATACGTCTGGCATACGACCGGGTCGGGCAAGACGCTGACGTCGTTCAAGGCTGCGCAGCTGGCATCGAAGCTACCCGATGTCGCGAAAGTCTTGTTCGTCGTCGACCGCAAAGACCTCGACTATCAGACGATGCGCGAGTACGACCGCTTCGAGAAAGGCGCCGCCAACTCGAACGCGTCCACGGCGATCTTGAAGAAGCAGCTGGAGGATCCGAACGCAAGTATCATCATCACGACGATCCAGAAGCTGTCGACCTTCATCAAGGCGAACCGGGGACACGAGATGTTCGCGGGTCACTCCGTGATCATCTTCGACGAGTGTCACCGGTCGCAGTTCGGCGACATGCACACCGACATCACGCGGGCCTTCAAGCGGTACAACCTGTTCGGCTTCACCGGTACTCCGATCTTCCCGGTCAACTCCTCGAGTGGCGGGAACCCGCTGCTGAAGACCACTGAGCAGGCTTTCGGCGACAAGCTACACACGTACACGATCATAGACGCGATCACGGACAGGAATGTCCTGCCGTTCCGAATCGACTACATCAACACGATCAAGGTCGGCAACCCAGATGATAAGCAGGTGCCGGCGATCGATCGGGAGCGCGCTCTGTTGGATGTGCGCCGACTCCGCGAGATCACGACGTACATCCTGGAGCACTTCGATCAGAAGACGAAGCGGCAGACGAGCTATGAGCACGCGGTTGTCGCCAATGTTGCGGAATCGACCCGGACGAGGCGTCAGGTAGAGGCACGTCGTGAGAAGAAGCGAGTCCGCGGCTTCAACGCGCTGCTCGCCACCGCCTCAATTGAGGCAGCGCAGCGCTATTACTTGCAGTTCAAGCATCAGCAGGAGGCGATCACCCCAGATCAGCGGCTGAAGGTGGGCATCATTTTCTCCTACGGCGCGAACGAGGCCACCGATGACGGGATTCTTGACGACGAGGCGTTTGACACCGACGCCCTGAGCAGAGACGTGCGCACGTTCCTGGAAGATGCGATCCGGGACTACAACGCGATGTTCGGCACCAGCTACGACATTAGCGCGGACAAGTTCCAGAACTATTACAAGGACCTGTCGCAGCGAATGAAGAACCGCGAGATCGACTTGGTCATCGTGGTGAACATGTTCCTCACCGGCTTCGACGCGACCACGCTCAACACGCTGTTCGTCGACAAGCACCTGAAGATGCATGGTTTGATCCAGGCATACTCGCGCACCAATCGGATCCTCAACTCCGTCAAACGCCACGGGAATATCGTCGTCTTCCGTGACCTTGAGGAGGAGACGAACGCGGCGCTCGAGCTGTTCGGGAACAAGGACGCCAAGGGCATCGTCATCGTGCCGTCCTTCAGTGAGTACTACAGCGAGTACGTGGAGAAGGCCACTGAGCTGCTACGGACCTTCCCACTTGGCACCCCCATCACCGGGGAGCAGGCCCAGAAGGAATTTATCAACCTTTTCGGGGCCGTACTGCGGCTGCACAACATCCTGACCGAGTTTGACGACTTCGTTGGCCAGGACCTGTTGACAGATCGCCAGCACCAGGACTATCGCAGTGTCTACCTCAACTTGTATGCCGAGTTCCGTGCGGAGACCGCCACGGAGAAGGAACGCATCAACGAGGATGTCGTCTTCGAGATCGAACTGGTCAAGCAGGTCGAGATCAACGTCGACTACATCTTGATGCTTGTTGAGAAGTTGCGGGCCGAGCGTGGGGACGGCGAGGACAAGGAGATTCGTGCCCAGATCTCGCGTGCGGTCGACGCTAGCCCGAGCCTGCGGAGCAAGCGCGACCTTGTTGAAGACTTCGTAAACTCGCTGTCTGTGCAGGGTGCTGTCGATGAACAGTGGCAGGCGTACGTGGAGGCGAAGCGAGATACTGAACTCGCGGCGATCATCGAGGAGCAAAAACTCAAGCCCGAGCAGACCCGGGCGTTCGTCACGACCGCGTTCCGTGACGGGCAGATCCGTACGACTGGTACGGAGATTACTAAGATCCTCCCCCCTGTCTCTCGGTTCAGCCGCGATGGCGGGCACAGCGACAAGAAGAAGCGTGTGATCGAAACATTGACACAGTTCTTCGAGCGGTTCTTTGGGCTGGGCGTTGGAGGAAACGACTACTGA
- a CDS encoding site-specific integrase, which yields MRRRHLAINVAKDAKAPRIDEDEIESYSVEETQKILLEVGRRRHTARWAIALTLGLRQGEALGMKWADADLERGVIRLRRGATAAQVRARLRRRLRTQGRAASSESRSGRETKDTKSRVGRRLIALPDELLRLFRKHKEDRARERGLARQLWAEKDYVFASPTGEPLNPNTDYHEWKDILVAAGVREARLHDARHTAGTVLLLLKVPERIVMAIMGWSSASMAKRYQHVTDPMLEETAEKIGALLWGQPATVAGRTPETAD from the coding sequence ATGCGCCGCCGCCACCTGGCTATCAACGTCGCCAAGGACGCCAAGGCACCCCGGATCGACGAGGACGAGATCGAGTCCTACTCGGTAGAGGAGACGCAGAAGATCCTCTTGGAGGTCGGCCGCCGCCGGCACACGGCCCGATGGGCGATCGCCCTCACCCTCGGCCTGCGGCAGGGGGAAGCCCTCGGCATGAAGTGGGCCGACGCGGACCTGGAACGCGGAGTCATCCGCCTGCGCCGGGGGGCGACTGCGGCCCAAGTACGCGCGCGGCTGCGGCGGCGACTGCGGACGCAAGGCCGGGCTGCAAGCAGCGAATCCAGGTCCGGCCGCGAGACCAAGGACACCAAGTCCCGCGTCGGCCGCCGCCTCATCGCGCTCCCGGACGAACTGCTGCGGCTATTCCGCAAGCACAAGGAGGACCGGGCGCGGGAGAGGGGACTCGCCCGGCAACTCTGGGCGGAGAAGGACTACGTATTCGCCTCGCCCACGGGGGAGCCGCTCAACCCGAACACCGACTACCACGAGTGGAAGGACATCCTCGTGGCCGCAGGAGTGAGGGAGGCCCGGCTGCACGACGCCCGGCACACGGCCGGGACGGTGCTGCTCCTCCTGAAGGTCCCGGAGCGGATCGTGATGGCCATCATGGGCTGGTCGTCCGCCTCGATGGCCAAGCGCTACCAGCACGTGACGGACCCGATGCTGGAGGAGACGGCAGAGAAGATCGGCGCTCTCCTCTGGGGGCAGCCCGCCACGGTTGCTGGACGGACGCCGGAAACGGCCGACTGA